In Myxococcota bacterium, a single genomic region encodes these proteins:
- the purQ gene encoding phosphoribosylformylglycinamidine synthase subunit PurQ — protein sequence MFSVIQLPGSNDDRDLHFAMKSVLGAPAKLVWHKDAALPADTAGVLIPGGFSYGDYLRAGAMARFAPILADVKRFADNGGPVLGICNGFQILCESGLLPGALVRNHHLHFVCEEVILRVEHARAPFTSRARQGQTLRIPIKHGEGAYHASPELLERIEANGQVRLRYVDAAGEATPAANPNGSVANIAGVTSERGNVLGLMPHPEHAVEAGLGGEDGRVVLGSLVDALAGSH from the coding sequence ATGTTCTCGGTCATCCAATTGCCGGGTTCGAACGACGATCGCGATCTGCATTTCGCGATGAAGTCCGTCCTGGGCGCACCGGCGAAGCTGGTGTGGCACAAGGATGCGGCGCTGCCCGCCGACACCGCCGGGGTGCTGATCCCCGGTGGCTTCTCCTATGGCGACTACCTGCGCGCCGGCGCGATGGCGCGCTTCGCTCCGATCCTCGCCGACGTGAAGCGCTTCGCCGACAACGGCGGCCCGGTCCTCGGCATCTGCAACGGCTTCCAGATCCTCTGCGAGTCCGGGCTCCTGCCCGGCGCGTTGGTGCGCAACCACCATCTCCACTTCGTCTGCGAGGAGGTCATCCTGCGCGTCGAGCACGCCAGGGCGCCGTTCACCTCGCGCGCGCGCCAGGGACAGACCCTCCGGATCCCGATCAAGCACGGCGAGGGGGCCTACCACGCTTCGCCCGAGCTGCTCGAGCGGATCGAGGCGAACGGCCAGGTGCGGCTGCGCTACGTGGACGCGGCCGGTGAGGCGACGCCGGCGGCGAACCCGAACGGCAGCGTCGCGAACATCGCGGGCGTGACGAGCGAGCGCGGCAACGTGCTCGGTCTGATGCCCCACCCGGAGCATGCCGTCGAGGCGGGGCTCGGGGGGGAGGACGGTCGCGTCGTGCTCGGCTCGCTCGTCGATGCGCTGGCGGGCTCCCATTGA
- the purL gene encoding phosphoribosylformylglycinamidine synthase subunit PurL, with the protein MTELREPTVDLALAREHGLTDAEYARIQELLGRVPSFSELGIFSVMWAEHCSYKSSKKYLKQLPTEGPQVLQGPGENAGVVSIGDGLAVVFKIESHNHPSFIEPKQGAATGVGGILRDVFTMGARPIASLDSLRFGPLDDPLHQYLLRGVVSGVGGYGNPVGVATVGGETTFHECYRGNILVNAFNLGLVEVDKIFLAKAAGVGNPVIYAGSKTGRDGIHGASLLASAEFDEESEAKRPTVQVGDPFTEKCLIEACLELMQTDAIVGIQDMGAAGLTCSSFEMASNSGTGIELDLDRVPQREKGMTPYELLLSESQERMLMVAKAGREDEVCAIFERWDLDACVVGRVTDDGRMRIQWQGHPVVDIPVAPVAHESPELDRPVREPADRLERQKLDLASVAPEDDLTGALHALLDDPNLASKQWLYRQYDQLVQGNTLIGPGGDAALVRIKREDGTTTTKAVALAVDCNPRWCWLDPYQGAIAAVAEAARNVACTGARPLALTNCLNFGNPEKPEIMWEFAEATRGMGDASRALGTPVVSGNVSFYNETSGRAIFPTPTIGVVGALEDWAHHAKAAFPGPDHDIVLLGDTREELGGSSWLALRRDIEAGTPPTVDLAHERRLTDLLVEGVASGEITSAHDTSDGGLAVALAECCFTGPALVGAHVALDDAIRPDALLFGETPGRVVVTTRDAAALLAVAERHGVPARKIGRTGGSRLVVGAPDRAAWIEAEVSALQQRWERAIPRRLGEAETGSAES; encoded by the coding sequence TTGACCGAGCTGCGCGAACCCACCGTCGATCTCGCACTGGCCCGCGAGCACGGTCTGACCGACGCCGAGTACGCCCGCATCCAGGAGCTACTCGGCCGGGTCCCCAGCTTCTCCGAGCTCGGCATCTTCTCGGTGATGTGGGCGGAGCACTGCTCCTACAAGTCCAGCAAGAAGTATCTGAAGCAGCTGCCCACCGAAGGGCCGCAGGTGTTGCAGGGCCCCGGCGAGAACGCGGGTGTCGTGTCGATCGGGGACGGCCTCGCGGTCGTCTTCAAGATCGAAAGCCACAACCATCCCTCGTTCATCGAGCCGAAGCAGGGCGCCGCGACCGGCGTCGGCGGCATCCTGCGCGACGTGTTCACGATGGGTGCACGTCCGATTGCGTCCCTCGACTCGCTGCGCTTCGGTCCCCTCGACGACCCGCTGCATCAGTACCTGCTGCGCGGCGTCGTGTCGGGCGTGGGCGGCTACGGCAACCCGGTGGGCGTCGCCACCGTCGGAGGGGAGACCACCTTCCACGAGTGCTACCGCGGCAACATCCTGGTGAACGCCTTCAACCTCGGACTGGTCGAGGTGGACAAGATCTTCCTCGCGAAGGCGGCGGGGGTCGGCAACCCGGTGATCTACGCGGGCAGCAAGACCGGCCGCGATGGGATCCACGGGGCGAGCCTGCTCGCCTCGGCCGAGTTCGACGAAGAGAGCGAGGCGAAGCGCCCGACGGTGCAGGTGGGTGACCCGTTCACCGAGAAGTGCCTGATCGAAGCTTGCCTGGAGCTGATGCAGACCGACGCGATCGTCGGGATCCAGGACATGGGCGCCGCCGGCCTGACCTGCTCTTCCTTCGAGATGGCCAGCAACTCGGGCACCGGCATCGAACTCGACCTCGACCGCGTGCCCCAGCGCGAGAAGGGCATGACGCCCTACGAGCTGCTCCTGTCCGAGAGCCAGGAACGCATGCTGATGGTCGCGAAGGCCGGTCGTGAGGACGAAGTCTGCGCGATCTTCGAGCGCTGGGACCTCGACGCTTGCGTGGTCGGGCGCGTCACCGACGACGGCCGCATGCGCATCCAGTGGCAGGGTCACCCGGTGGTCGACATCCCGGTCGCGCCCGTGGCCCACGAGAGCCCGGAGCTGGACCGCCCGGTGCGCGAGCCCGCCGACCGGCTCGAGCGCCAGAAGCTCGACCTCGCGTCGGTCGCGCCCGAGGACGACCTCACCGGAGCCCTCCACGCGCTCCTCGACGATCCGAACCTCGCGTCGAAGCAGTGGCTGTACCGCCAGTACGACCAGCTCGTCCAGGGGAACACCCTGATCGGTCCGGGGGGCGACGCCGCCCTGGTGCGCATCAAGCGCGAAGACGGCACGACGACCACGAAAGCGGTGGCCCTCGCCGTCGACTGCAACCCGCGCTGGTGCTGGCTCGATCCCTACCAGGGAGCGATCGCCGCCGTCGCCGAAGCCGCGCGCAACGTCGCCTGCACCGGCGCCCGCCCGCTGGCCCTCACCAACTGTCTCAACTTCGGCAACCCGGAGAAGCCCGAGATCATGTGGGAGTTCGCCGAGGCGACGCGCGGCATGGGCGACGCGTCCCGCGCCCTCGGCACCCCGGTCGTGTCGGGGAACGTCTCCTTCTACAACGAGACCTCCGGTCGCGCGATCTTCCCCACGCCGACGATCGGGGTGGTCGGCGCTCTCGAAGACTGGGCGCATCACGCGAAGGCGGCGTTCCCGGGGCCCGACCACGACATCGTGCTGCTCGGGGACACCCGGGAAGAACTCGGTGGCAGCAGCTGGCTCGCCCTGCGTCGCGACATCGAGGCCGGCACCCCCCCGACCGTCGACCTGGCCCACGAGCGCCGGCTGACGGATCTGCTGGTCGAAGGCGTCGCTTCCGGCGAAATCACCAGCGCCCATGACACCTCCGACGGCGGCCTCGCCGTGGCCCTGGCGGAATGCTGCTTCACCGGGCCCGCGCTCGTCGGTGCCCACGTCGCGCTCGACGATGCGATCCGCCCGGATGCGCTGCTGTTCGGGGAGACTCCCGGTCGCGTCGTCGTGACCACGCGGGATGCCGCGGCACTGCTCGCCGTCGCCGAGCGGCACGGCGTGCCGGCCCGAAAGATCGGCCGCACGGGCGGGAGCCGCCTAGTGGTGGGCGCGCCCGACCGCGCGGCCTGGATCGAGGCCGAGGTCAGCGCGCTCCAGCAGCGCTGGGAGCGGGCGATCCCGCGGCGTCTGGGCGAAGCGGAAACCGGATCTGCGGAAAGCTGA